In one window of Microbacterium dextranolyticum DNA:
- the rpsM gene encoding 30S ribosomal protein S13, with translation MARLAGVDIPRDKRVVIALTYIYGIGRTRSVEILKATEIDESIRVKDLTDDQLVALRDHIEGTYKVEGDLRREVAADIRRKVEIGSYEGLRHRRGLPVRGQRTKTNARTRKGPKRTVAGKKKAR, from the coding sequence ATGGCACGTCTTGCCGGCGTTGACATCCCGCGCGACAAGCGCGTGGTGATCGCCCTCACCTACATCTACGGCATCGGCCGTACCCGTTCGGTCGAGATCCTGAAGGCCACCGAGATCGACGAGTCGATCCGCGTCAAGGACCTCACCGACGACCAGCTGGTCGCGCTGCGCGACCACATCGAAGGCACCTACAAGGTGGAGGGTGACCTGCGCCGCGAGGTCGCCGCTGACATCCGCCGCAAGGTCGAGATCGGCTCGTACGAGGGACTCCGCCACCGCCGCGGCCTGCCCGTGCGTGGTCAGCGCACCAAGACCAACGCGCGTACGCGCAAGGGTCCCAAGCGCACCGTCGCCGGCAAGAAGAAGGCGCGCTAA
- the rpsK gene encoding 30S ribosomal protein S11, which produces MAQAKTAARKPRRKEKKNIALGQAHIKSTFNNTIVSITDPSGAVISWASSGGVGFKGSRKSTPYAAGMAAESAARQAAEHGVKKVDVFVKGPGSGRETAIRSLQAAGLEVGSINDVTPQAHNGCRPPKRRRV; this is translated from the coding sequence ATGGCACAGGCCAAGACCGCTGCGCGCAAGCCGCGCCGCAAGGAGAAGAAGAACATCGCGCTGGGCCAGGCCCACATCAAGTCGACGTTCAACAACACGATCGTCTCGATCACCGACCCGTCGGGCGCCGTCATCAGCTGGGCGTCCTCGGGTGGCGTGGGCTTCAAGGGCTCGCGCAAGTCGACCCCGTACGCCGCCGGCATGGCCGCCGAGTCGGCTGCCCGCCAGGCTGCCGAGCACGGCGTCAAGAAGGTCGACGTCTTCGTGAAGGGTCCGGGTTCGGGCCGCGAGACCGCGATCCGTTCGCTGCAGGCCGCGGGCCTGGAGGTCGGTTCGATCAACGACGTGACGCCGCAGGCCCACAACGGCTGCCGTCCGCCGAAGCGCCGCCGCGTCTGA
- a CDS encoding acyltransferase family protein has product MMPTSSAPRFAGLDGLRAIAVLLVVVCHLFPGWFLHSGFVGVDVFFVISGFLITSLLLRERKRSGRVALGAFWVRRARRLLPALAAVVTICTAAAWVIGGDVVLGLGRQVLGAATFSYNWLSIAAGASYFSAGQPELFRNLWSLAVEEQFYVLWPLLLPLVLLARARWSRVGIALAAATGSAVWALVAATVLHADTTRVYYGTDTHAFGLLLGVALAFARTARTDEVRGTADPQGLAAAWRRLSERTRAQVLAGVGVTALGALIVVASWPGGGALFPVVSIAASLLTAVLIAVSVAADSPVGRALDTPPLRWIGARSYGIYLWHWPLLVLLAAAVTGRFVDAAVPVPIGLAALALTLIASALSYRLLEQPVRRLGFRGALASFGARLSGSPLRRFRAVLAVAGGLAIVTGSVAAVTAPPRSTSSEAVVQAGADALARASAAPAAPTMSGSAPGPAAGASAPPAPTDPRETPQPPAVARVSGDRVTAIGDSVMLASADGLLTARPGIQIDAAVSRSMWAGVEIVQSLSAQGALRENVVVGLGTNGPVDDGDLQAISDAVGPHRTLVLVTAFAPRDWIPGVNAELTAFAASHPRVVIADWAQAIAPHVDLLAGDEIHPGASGGEIYAQTVGAALDAAQNQRAQMRYRVDLIRAATLQAFEPAPAPTP; this is encoded by the coding sequence ATGATGCCCACGTCTTCTGCGCCCCGGTTCGCCGGACTCGACGGTCTGCGCGCGATCGCGGTGCTGCTGGTGGTGGTGTGCCACCTGTTCCCGGGCTGGTTCCTGCACTCCGGTTTCGTCGGCGTCGATGTGTTCTTCGTGATCTCCGGGTTCCTCATCACCTCGCTGCTGCTGCGCGAGCGGAAGCGCTCCGGCCGCGTGGCACTGGGGGCCTTCTGGGTGCGGCGCGCACGGCGACTGCTGCCCGCCCTGGCCGCGGTGGTCACGATCTGCACCGCGGCGGCCTGGGTCATCGGCGGAGACGTCGTGCTCGGGCTCGGCCGCCAGGTGCTCGGCGCGGCCACCTTCTCGTACAACTGGCTCTCTATCGCCGCCGGCGCCTCGTACTTCAGCGCGGGCCAGCCCGAGCTGTTCCGCAACCTCTGGTCGCTCGCCGTCGAGGAGCAGTTCTACGTGCTGTGGCCGCTGCTGCTGCCGCTCGTGCTCCTCGCGCGTGCCCGGTGGTCACGGGTGGGCATCGCCCTCGCCGCCGCGACGGGATCGGCCGTGTGGGCGCTCGTCGCGGCCACCGTGCTGCACGCCGACACCACCCGCGTCTACTACGGCACCGACACCCACGCCTTCGGTCTGCTGCTGGGCGTCGCGCTCGCGTTCGCACGGACCGCTCGCACCGACGAGGTGCGTGGCACCGCCGACCCGCAGGGTCTCGCCGCCGCCTGGCGGCGGCTCTCCGAGCGCACCCGCGCACAGGTACTCGCCGGCGTCGGCGTCACGGCGCTCGGGGCGCTCATCGTGGTCGCGTCGTGGCCGGGCGGCGGGGCGCTGTTCCCGGTCGTCTCGATCGCGGCATCCCTGCTCACCGCCGTGCTCATCGCCGTCTCCGTCGCCGCGGACTCGCCCGTCGGACGTGCCCTCGACACCCCGCCGCTGCGCTGGATCGGCGCCCGGTCGTACGGCATCTACCTCTGGCACTGGCCGCTTCTCGTCCTGTTGGCCGCCGCCGTGACGGGCCGCTTCGTCGACGCCGCCGTGCCGGTTCCGATCGGGCTGGCGGCCCTCGCCCTCACGCTCATCGCGAGCGCCCTGTCGTACCGCCTGCTCGAGCAGCCCGTCCGCCGCCTCGGTTTTCGGGGAGCGCTCGCCTCGTTCGGAGCGCGCCTCTCCGGCTCTCCGCTGCGTCGGTTCCGCGCCGTGCTCGCCGTCGCCGGTGGACTGGCGATCGTGACGGGATCGGTCGCGGCGGTCACCGCTCCCCCGCGGTCGACCTCGAGCGAGGCGGTCGTGCAGGCCGGCGCGGATGCCCTCGCCCGCGCCTCGGCGGCGCCCGCCGCCCCGACGATGTCCGGCTCCGCGCCCGGGCCCGCCGCCGGGGCATCCGCACCGCCCGCTCCGACGGATCCGCGCGAGACGCCGCAGCCACCCGCCGTCGCCAGGGTCAGCGGCGATCGCGTCACGGCGATCGGCGACTCGGTCATGCTGGCATCCGCCGACGGACTGCTGACGGCGCGACCCGGCATCCAGATCGACGCGGCCGTGTCGCGGTCGATGTGGGCGGGCGTCGAGATCGTCCAGAGCCTCTCCGCGCAGGGCGCGCTGCGCGAGAACGTCGTCGTCGGGCTCGGGACGAACGGCCCCGTGGACGACGGCGACCTCCAAGCGATCTCCGACGCCGTCGGACCCCACCGCACGCTCGTCCTCGTCACCGCGTTCGCGCCGCGCGACTGGATTCCCGGCGTCAACGCCGAACTCACCGCCTTCGCCGCGTCACATCCCCGCGTCGTCATCGCCGACTGGGCGCAGGCCATCGCGCCACACGTCGATCTGCTGGCGGGTGACGAGATCCACCCCGGGGCGAGCGGCGGAGAGATCTACGCGCAGACCGTCGGCGCCGCACTCGACGCCGCCCAGAACCAGCGCGCGCAGATGCGGTATCGGGTCGACCTCATCCGCGCCGCGACGCTGCAGGCGTTCGAGCCCGCACCGGCGCCGACACCGTAG
- the rplQ gene encoding 50S ribosomal protein L17 — MPKPTKGPRLGGGPAHERLLLANLAAALYTHGAITTTETKAKRLRPLAERLITFAKRGDLHARRRVLSVIGDKEVVHVLFAEIAPQVAEREGGYTRITKIGNRKGDNAPMARIELVLEPVNPKPKSAKKAAAPAAVAKDEDAAATEVVAEADETQDAADEVAAENAGAESQAEGEAAEAAAADAVVAPAEGKSE, encoded by the coding sequence ATGCCCAAGCCCACCAAGGGTCCCCGCCTCGGAGGCGGCCCCGCCCACGAGCGCCTTCTTCTCGCGAATCTGGCCGCTGCTCTGTACACGCACGGTGCGATCACGACGACCGAGACCAAGGCCAAGCGCCTGCGTCCGCTCGCCGAGCGCCTCATCACCTTCGCCAAGCGCGGCGACCTGCACGCTCGTCGTCGGGTGCTGTCGGTCATCGGTGACAAGGAAGTCGTGCACGTCCTGTTCGCCGAGATCGCGCCGCAGGTCGCGGAGCGTGAGGGCGGCTACACGCGCATCACGAAGATCGGCAACCGCAAGGGCGACAACGCCCCCATGGCCCGTATCGAGCTCGTGCTCGAGCCGGTGAACCCGAAGCCGAAGTCGGCGAAGAAGGCTGCGGCGCCCGCCGCGGTCGCGAAGGACGAGGACGCTGCGGCGACCGAGGTCGTCGCCGAGGCCGACGAGACGCAGGATGCCGCGGACGAGGTCGCCGCCGAGAACGCCGGCGCCGAGTCGCAGGCCGAGGGCGAAGCCGCTGAGGCTGCCGCTGCGGACGCCGTCGTGGCACCCGCCGAGGGGAAGTCCGAGTAA
- a CDS encoding GNAT family N-acetyltransferase has protein sequence MSAHTLSQRIDDLRAAPLVLPTGVADVTWRPPTADDIDAMHAVAAAADAVDHPTWLTPRDDIADTFDLPHIDHAHDTLLAVDAAGTVVAFGSALLHPARVGTLSVHLAGSVHPQWRRRGIGGALLAWERARGLEKLADAVRAGLPDVSDAAGPWQAELKVYAEESNRDHVVIAERAGFGVERWFTSMERDMAVVVPDVAAPEGVALIAYSPDRETDARLARNDAFRDHWGSQPSPPESWAKFVRGTFFRPDLSRLALDADGEVIGFCLVSVNEDDWVTMGASNAYIDLIGVVRGSRRRGVAPAVIAASLAAIGAAGLERAVLDVDTASPTGAHTLYSGLGFVPTERTVALVTHV, from the coding sequence GTGAGCGCGCACACTCTGTCTCAGCGGATCGACGACCTGCGGGCGGCGCCGCTCGTGCTTCCGACCGGTGTCGCTGACGTGACCTGGAGGCCGCCGACGGCGGATGACATCGACGCCATGCACGCGGTCGCGGCGGCGGCCGACGCCGTCGACCACCCCACGTGGCTCACCCCGCGCGACGACATCGCCGACACGTTCGACCTACCGCACATCGATCACGCGCACGACACCCTGCTCGCGGTGGATGCCGCGGGCACCGTCGTCGCGTTCGGGTCGGCCCTGCTGCATCCGGCACGTGTGGGCACGCTGTCGGTGCACCTGGCCGGATCGGTGCACCCGCAGTGGCGCCGCCGGGGGATCGGTGGGGCTCTTCTCGCCTGGGAGCGGGCGCGAGGCCTCGAGAAGCTCGCCGATGCGGTGCGCGCGGGGCTGCCGGACGTGTCGGATGCCGCGGGGCCCTGGCAAGCCGAGCTGAAGGTCTACGCCGAAGAGAGCAACCGCGATCACGTCGTCATCGCGGAGCGGGCGGGTTTCGGAGTGGAGCGCTGGTTCACCTCGATGGAGCGCGATATGGCCGTGGTCGTGCCGGACGTCGCCGCACCCGAGGGGGTCGCTCTCATCGCGTACAGCCCGGATCGAGAGACGGATGCCCGTCTGGCACGCAACGATGCGTTCCGCGACCATTGGGGCAGCCAGCCCTCGCCGCCCGAGTCGTGGGCCAAGTTCGTTCGTGGGACGTTCTTCCGCCCCGACCTGTCGCGCCTCGCGCTCGATGCCGACGGCGAGGTGATCGGGTTCTGCCTCGTCTCGGTGAACGAGGACGACTGGGTCACGATGGGCGCCTCGAACGCGTACATCGACCTCATCGGGGTCGTGCGCGGCTCGCGGCGTCGTGGCGTGGCGCCGGCGGTGATCGCGGCATCCCTCGCGGCGATCGGTGCGGCGGGTCTCGAGCGAGCGGTGCTCGACGTCGACACGGCGAGCCCGACCGGCGCGCACACGCTGTACAGCGGTCTCGGCTTCGTGCCGACCGAGCGGACGGTCGCGCTCGTCACGCACGTCTGA
- a CDS encoding carbohydrate kinase family protein — protein MDADVLVIGEALIDIVETPEGDEEFVGGSPANVAVGLARQGHAVRLLTRIGRDDRGARIAAQIEDSGAGVDDRSWTDAATSTARARLRADGSAEYEFAIDWDIPVSPAAGVRAVHTGSIALFLEPGATAVRETLRAAAGAAFVSIDPNIRPALVGERERALARFADAAASADLVKLSDEDAAWLYPDASAEEVLERIAGYGPRLVVMTRGAEGAIGRGPGGIIAVAPLTVTVADTIGAGDAYMASLISSVLDDPTVVDDVQAFAAALRRAAVMAGITVSRAGANPPSRAEIDSRLG, from the coding sequence ATGGATGCGGACGTGCTGGTGATCGGCGAGGCCCTGATCGACATCGTCGAGACCCCGGAGGGCGATGAGGAGTTCGTGGGCGGCAGCCCCGCGAACGTCGCCGTGGGACTCGCGCGGCAGGGGCACGCGGTGCGTCTGCTGACCCGGATCGGGCGCGATGACCGGGGCGCGCGCATCGCCGCACAGATCGAGGACTCGGGTGCCGGTGTCGACGATCGCTCGTGGACGGATGCCGCGACCTCCACCGCCCGTGCGCGTCTGCGCGCAGACGGCTCGGCCGAGTACGAGTTCGCGATCGACTGGGACATCCCCGTCTCGCCCGCGGCGGGCGTGCGCGCGGTGCACACCGGATCGATCGCGCTGTTCCTCGAACCCGGGGCGACGGCGGTGCGCGAGACGCTGCGCGCGGCGGCGGGCGCGGCGTTCGTCAGCATCGATCCGAACATCCGACCCGCCCTGGTGGGGGAGCGGGAACGCGCGCTCGCGCGATTCGCGGATGCCGCGGCATCCGCCGACCTCGTCAAGCTCAGCGATGAGGACGCCGCCTGGCTCTACCCCGATGCGTCGGCCGAGGAGGTGCTCGAGCGGATCGCCGGGTACGGTCCGCGCCTGGTCGTGATGACGCGCGGTGCCGAGGGGGCGATCGGCCGGGGGCCGGGCGGCATCATCGCCGTCGCCCCGCTGACGGTGACCGTCGCCGACACGATCGGCGCAGGCGACGCCTACATGGCGAGCCTCATCTCGAGCGTGCTCGATGACCCGACGGTCGTCGACGACGTGCAGGCCTTCGCCGCGGCGCTCCGCCGCGCCGCGGTGATGGCGGGTATCACGGTCTCGCGGGCGGGGGCGAATCCTCCCTCGCGCGCCGAGATCGACAGCCGGCTGGGCTGA
- a CDS encoding DNA-directed RNA polymerase subunit alpha — MLIAQRPTLTEEKIGEFRSRFVIEPLEPGFGYTIGNALRRSLLSSIPGAAVTSIRIDGVLHEFSTIPGVKEDVTEIILNIKQLVVSSERDEPITAYLRKTGAGEVTAADISAPAGVEVHNPELVIATLNDSARFELELTIERGRGYVSATQNRNEYAEAGQIPIDSIYSPVLKVSYRVDATRAGERTDFDKLVLDVESKPSITPRDAVASAGRTLTELFGLARELNVEAEGIEIGPAPVAEVLTNELSMPIEDLDLSVRSYNCLKREGINTVSELVALSETQLMNIRNFGQKSVDEVRDKLVSLGLSLKDSVPGFDGAHFYGGYDDETI, encoded by the coding sequence GTGCTCATCGCACAGCGTCCCACCCTGACCGAGGAGAAGATCGGCGAGTTCCGCAGCCGGTTCGTCATCGAGCCGCTCGAGCCCGGTTTCGGTTACACCATCGGCAACGCGCTGCGTCGCAGCCTGCTCTCGTCGATCCCCGGCGCGGCGGTCACCAGCATCCGCATCGACGGCGTGCTGCACGAGTTCAGCACCATCCCCGGTGTGAAGGAGGATGTCACCGAGATCATCCTCAACATCAAGCAGCTTGTGGTCTCGTCCGAGCGCGACGAGCCCATCACGGCGTACCTGCGCAAGACCGGCGCCGGTGAGGTCACCGCCGCCGACATCTCCGCGCCCGCCGGTGTCGAGGTGCACAACCCCGAGCTGGTCATCGCGACGCTCAACGACTCGGCACGCTTCGAGCTCGAGCTGACGATCGAGCGTGGCCGCGGCTACGTCTCGGCGACGCAGAACCGCAACGAGTACGCCGAGGCCGGGCAGATCCCGATCGACTCGATCTACTCGCCCGTGCTGAAGGTCAGCTACCGCGTCGACGCCACCCGTGCCGGTGAGCGCACCGACTTCGACAAGCTGGTCCTCGACGTCGAGTCGAAGCCGTCGATCACGCCCCGCGACGCCGTCGCGTCGGCCGGTCGCACCCTCACCGAGCTGTTCGGCCTCGCCCGCGAGCTGAACGTCGAAGCCGAGGGCATCGAGATCGGCCCCGCGCCGGTCGCCGAGGTCCTCACCAACGAGCTGTCGATGCCGATCGAAGACCTCGACCTGTCGGTGCGCTCGTACAACTGCCTGAAGCGCGAGGGCATCAACACGGTGTCCGAGCTCGTCGCCCTGTCGGAGACGCAGCTGATGAACATCCGCAACTTCGGTCAGAAGTCGGTCGACGAGGTGCGCGACAAGCTCGTCTCGCTCGGTCTGTCGCTGAAGGACTCGGTTCCCGGGTTCGATGGCGCGCACTTCTACGGCGGCTACGACGACGAGACCATCTGA